The DNA region gaaaaggttgccaccaccacattaaagactctgcacctacctccctagccgcattaatggggaagtgacccctgaacagtagaactgaaacttctggtcactattcaaaggtactaagaaaagaaatatctagggggagggggttggagcaacacgtggataaagcatcagaaaagaagtatttaagggggatgaacgccagaGAAAGGGGGCGGTcggtaacaaagaaagaaattaagaattgtaacttctaagagagaaagagaaataatatagaagtagtcatcggcttacgtccgaggaggtctatttgcaattatcatttgttatttacaagtgtttgtaacttttagcctgttatcaagttctcagtacctctagcCTAGATTGGAAGcctacactctacaaattttattgtttaaggctcattgggcctgagcccgtgattatctttgggtccaggtgcaattgtgcacttacaatttttatctttaaaaaaaaaatagccacGATTTTGAGCTGCCATTAGAATGTAATGTTAGCAACCAGCAAACAAAGACATGAATTTCTTCAAAGAGTATTAATCAGCTGGAAATGTCTcctaacttttttctttttttcttttaccctTTAATTAAAAAGGTAGGGGTGACCAATCGATCTCATTTAGGCGTAATTATGTTTAGTTCATGTACCAATTAAGAAACCAATGTTTTTACCGTCAAAACTAGGATTTTATGAATAGGGCAAGAAACTATAATACAACAAACTTGtacaatttattatatataaaaaatattacaattcaagaatatgaaaagaaaatatagaaaataaatgtcTTTTAGTACATTTTGACTCAATCATCTATCATAATGGAAGTTGAGTTTcttagaaatttgaaaaatcatctatgatttattttatattaaacttATGACAATTTTCCCTTTAATGATCAAGAAAGCAATTTTGAAACCAATGCTTTTAGGGATTGAATTAAGAGTCTATGTGGAGAAAGAAAACATGAACtaacaaatttttacaattcaagattaataaaataaatgacacaaaataatttttttatatagtaaatttCAACTCAATCATCTaaagcaaggaagtcaataccgtaccggaggctataccggtttggccaccggtacgatatatttcggataccggtgtaccgtttcgggtttaccgttattttatatatatacacacacacacacacacacacaccaaaatctctagaactatgtttataaacatataatatttcacttatattatagtaaatataaaagtttattataaaacattacctcaattcaaaacaaattattcatagttttagactttagtatcaaataaaagaaaaaaaaatacaatataaaaaatagaaaacttagttgttcattacatactaagaaaacaaataatactaagaaattaatgtaaataagttaccattatgcctttacaaaaattcaaaaattacaaaattaaaaaaaaaaaaaaagcttttttctgtaccggccggtacgcccggtaccggCCAATATTGCCCGAAAtcggccggtatggccggtacgcggccggtattttttccggtacaatatagaagtgtaccggtaccggtgcactggccggtacggtatgtaccggccagtacggccggtaccggtacgatATCGGCCACACTGATCTAAAGTGATTGAACCGGAAGACGAcgttgtttaaaattttgaaaatcatatGTAAATAATTCTAAACTAAATTGATAGCAATTTCATCTCCAATATACAAGATCAAAGAGTTAGTTTTGACAATATTCatgactaaaaatatttttttcgaAATTGCAATTAAAATTAGAAGAGTAAACATAAGTATAAAATACTTTATATATGgcacaattcttttttctttttcgtttttgaaaaatgaagtcTAAATGTCAAACTACATTATGATCGTAATGGTGAATTCCATTTTCAACAATAGCTTTTAATGACTTGTGAGGTATTAGAGATAAAACTTGTTTACCAATTGGCAAATATCATCGATTCTAGAAGACTTATGTGCCTCTCAAAGATATGGTACTAATTTAAGACCAATCAACTCCATGGTaaggtttaaactttaaactctctctctctcacacaaaatAAGTTAAGTAAAACACAGACTTTAGATTGAAAAAAAGCTTGAATCTTTATAAAACAGACTTAattgtattataaaattaatacacAAAATCACCCATTAATgggacttttttttaataaaaaaaaagatatatgatttCAAACATATTACAGTCAACTATCATGAgatttgataataatggattacCAATAGGTCCAATACCTTAAAAAAGAATCATATTCGGTAATTATCATTTGTAACCCCTCTCATACACACGTGACAGGAACATTATTTATGCAGGCTACACCCTGTTCTGATGTATAGAACCCCACAAAGAATTATACTGTACGTTGTACAATACTCCACGCTCTCAgcctacaaaaaaaattatatataatatcctTGAGATCTGCTTCAAACTCCCCAAGCTTCACATTCCCTCACTTCTTCGTCAACTAACTTTGTTCAGGTAACATCAATTCTCTCCATTTTTATCTTATTCACTTTACTTTCGTAATTGCTTCTTCTTagcttttatttaattttaatcttgCACTATGAAATGGAATTCCAATTCCATGGGATTTGGAAGTACGGATTCTGCAGTTGAATTTCTGTTCTGGGTATTAATGATTTATAACTTTATTTGAACATCCAAGCCTTGGATTTGGAAATTGGAATTACAGCTATGAATTCCAGTCCCTGCTTTTTAAGTGCCTGCTGTTGCTGCCACAAACAGCTGCAGATTTTGATTTGGAATTCAGTATAAGTTTCAAATTGATTTTCAAGTCCATCAAgattccctttttctttttgggtattGGAAATGGAGACTTGTGTTCCCAGAAAATTTTGGAGGAACTAAAATTAGTTAAGTCTTTGTTGCATGCATTGTAATATTGTTGTGGATTTGGTgtggcagaaaaaaaaaaaaaaaaaaaaaaaaacatttgagtGCAATGGCTGTGAGGAAGCCTGGTGTAATTGCTTTGTTTGATGTTGATGGGACCCTTACTGCTCCAAGAAAGgtattaattttcttctttgattattaatttttatttcatttggatACTATTCCAtcagattgttttttttatgaatatgatGATAGCAGCATAGGATCTATATCGCCAATTGTTATTTCATTAGATTTATAGCAAAAAATTCGTTAACAAGCATATTTATATTGAACTACTCATTATATTTGGGCTTTAAATTGTCTTCGATGCAATGTTTTTTTCCACTCAAATGCTAGGGGGCCACTCCAAAGATTGTAGAGTTCATGCGGCAACTCCGTGAGGTACATTATTAATTAGCATTTAGATTGGATTTTgtgggacttttttttttcttcatcttttacCAACCTCATATAAGGCATTGAATAACAATTGTGCAGGTTGTGACAGTTGGTGTTGTGGGAGGATCTGACCTTGTTAAAATATCAGAGCAGCTTGGGAAGACAGGTTTGCTCTATCTTTGCTTATAAGAGAAAGTATTTGGAAACGGGCTAGGAACCAAAAATCTGTGTGATCATTccatttaattaaatatgatCTGAAAATAGACTGTGGTGCTTAGCTTTGAACCATGTTTTTCCTGTGAATCAGAGGCAATGTTCATCATGAACCTTGACAGTCAGAACATTATCTTTTTCATGGATTAGAAATTGGTTTCAAATCTAACCTTTGcaaggttgtttttgtttttatttttaaatgtgatGTTCAAAGTGTTTGGTATCATTGTTTTGGGCTATTAAAACTGCCTGCATTCTATATTTGAACAATTCTTAATAGTTCTCAAATCCAAGGCCAAAATGCAGTCATTTACTTTGCGTTTAATACTTATGTCTATTTTTATTCAAGTCGAGGCAACAAAAACAGGTAGAGGAAGACCTAAAATAATATTACTAGTAGGAAAAATTGACTTTGTAGTTACAGATGGTGATAGAGAGTATAATTTTGGATAAGGTAGAATGGTGGTGAAGAATACATGTGGGCAATCTCAATTAGTTTATTGAGGAGAGGATCCTTAGAGATCTTAAATTTTTGGGACTAGGATACATGTTATCTTTTAACCACCTCTTTTTGTTGTGCAGTTATTGATGACTATGATTATGCATTTTCTGAGAATGGCCTTGTGGCTCACAAAGATGGAAAGCTTATTGGCACTGAGGTATTAATTACAGcataaacccaaaataaaagaaagcagTCACATTTGTAATTGATGTTTATAGCTTTAAATAGAAACAAAACATTTGGGCTCGAAGCATCAAGAAGGTTAAATTGCCATTGATGCTTGTATACTACATCCCCTATGGCCCATTGCTCACCCACTGAGTACATTCCCCCATGGAAGTGTTTGTTGCTCTGGAAAATTATGTATCAATTCCTAGTCacttttttttgtatatgaaGTTTGAAAGTGTCTTTGggtgccaatgagctctagcttcCTCCATAAAAATGGAACGGAGGCTGGGTTTAGGAATTCATGAGTCAAGAGCCACtaggtgcatgtgtaacttgcCAATATAAAATAAGCATGGTGCTTGCTAACTATAATTTGTATCCTTAGGAACCATGATGAAACTTTATTATCTTTTGcataattattgtttatttaatttgatattCCTTGATGGGTTACATTTCTTCCTTTGTCCAGAGCTTAAAGACATTTCTTGGAGAAGAGAAACTCAAGGTAAGACCTTGTACTAAACTCTTGAACTGTTTAGTTACTTGTTTGGAAAACACTCATCCTATTATACTGTTAGTACACCTAGAATGGTCCTCTTGCAGCATGTTCTTGCATTTTCATGGGCTAGACAATTAATTTCCCCAATGTATGCTTGCCTTCATGCCAAAGACCTCATTAATGATGACTAGAAGCATCTGGTTAATATACCAAAACTGTTCTTCTGTAAGTCTATAATAATGATGGACAGGGAGAATGACTGTTGGACCTCTAGGTCATAGAGTTGTATGATAGACTTAAATTCTTTTGCACTACtagatttatcaaatttttGTCCTGATGGATTGCACATTTGCaggaatttattaattttactctGCATTATCTTGCTGACTTGGATATCCCTATAAAAAGGTTAGTAGAAGAAAAGCCTAAATATGTTTTTTGTGTATGTCAAGCTTAATTTTTGGACCATATGATTGTATTTTGTAATTCTTCAAGGAAGCTCACCATTTCAAACTCATCCttctcttaataaaatatcttatatttaaaataaatatagaaatcTTAGTAAGATTTTTCTTGTAATATCTTTAGGGGAACATTTATAGAGTTCCGAAGTGGCATGCTGAATATATCACCTATTGGGCGAAACTGCAGCCAAGAAGAAAGGGATGAATTTGAAAAGTATGACAAGGTAAAGATACTCTcgtttcatttctttttctttccttttttttttcccgcaaaatattaagttttaagtttttctGTTAGTTTTTATGTGTCTCAATATGTAATATGGAAAAAAACACATGCAAATGAGGTTTCAGGTTCACAATTTCCGTGCAAAAATGGTATCCGTGCTTCGCGAGAAGTTTGCACACCTTAATCTGACATTTTCCATTGGAGGACAAATAAGTTTTGATGTGAGTATTACTTCAGGTTACACTAAAGATTCATTATGCTTTGATAATTCTTGGATTGGTGGTAAATTAAAAGGCTAGTGTAACTGCCATTGTATCTAATTTTGGGGCATAAATTTTGTAACAGGTTTTCCCTCAAGGTTGGGACAAGACCTACTGCTTGAGATACCTAGATGATTTTCATGAAATCCATTTCTTTGGTGACAAAACTTACAAGGTCAGCCCTTTAGTCTCATCATTTATCTCTTTcgattattttaataaatattttggctgtttttcaaatttgagtaATGGTTTAATCCTGTCATGTGGGAAAAATTAGTCCTTAGTTTCAcatgtaataatatttttggttttgattagaGATGATTACAGCAATGGGGCAAGTTAACTGGTTTAGAAGACTAGGGGAAAAACACAAGACAAATATAGAAATACATCCCACACCACGTAGGATTTGATttctgattaaaaaaatatacaaatatcCTCTAAATCTAAATTGTGCTGGTCTTATTGTGAAACTCCATCTTGTTCTCACactttaaactaaaaattggCCCTCAATTTTACTTCAGTTCCCCTTTGTGACatctaaatctaattaaatgTGTTGTTGGTTGATGTCCACCTACAATCTTATTTTCCATATGACCCAATGTGTTAGTGATGTCTTCATTCCTTTATAATGCTTCATTCTATTCTTCTTTTATTCATACTAATGGAAGAGTTCTGGTTTTTTGTTTGAGCAGGGAGGAAATGACCATGAAATTTATGAATCAAAACGAACAATTGGTCACACAGGTCAGTTCACACTTCAACTTGTATGCAAGTTCCTTTGAGAGTGAAAAATCATCTGGTTTTACATTTTAATAGCATCTGAATGTACAATTTTATCATATGGTGGAGTAATCACAGGACATAAGGGATACTGACACCAAGATTAACAATGGAGAATGTAATATATATAGCATTATTTTTGTATGCAAAAgatttcaaaaacttgtttcaAATGCCAAGCACAACCAAATGGAGTCATTCCCAAAGCCTATTAGAATGGGTTGATTCATGTAATCATATCTTCTGAGTATCCAAAGATCAGTTGTTTCTATTGTAGTATAGTCTTGATGTTGACTGTGTTTTTTCTTTGCAGTTACCAGCCCTGAAGATACTATGGAGCAGTGCAAAGCTCTCTTCCTTGCAAACCCCTGAACATCTACCAACTGTTTAATCTTTAGATTTATgccatttgtattttatatgTATGAATAGAAGTACTAAGTAGCGATACtgtaaaattcatttttgaaCTGTTATTCTTATATTATATGTATGTTCTTTTTATTGGCAACCTAAATTGTGATTGTTTATTGTTCTACTGAAGTCAAATCTACTTAACAAAACAAAGGTGGAggttttctatttatttatttatttttggactAAAATATATAGCGCACCCAAGTTTggagtaatttttattttggtccgtaaagtttaaaattttgatttttttttttttttttcaatccttAAGGTTGAGACTGTTTGCAATTTCGCCTTACATTACATTCCCCGTTTTTGAACCTATcatcattaattttttcattgattcactaattttttttatttatttttataatttcaaatatcaaTGGAGGCATtactcaacaaaaataaataaatctatggAGGCAGCACCCTCAAGTCATCAATTCCCATCACTATGCATGGAAAAGGGCAAAAGCAAAACTTACAGCAACTTATGTTATGTGATGTATTTTagattatctaattaaatttaaatacatgatGGCATTAACCTATGAAAGATAAATTGTACTATCTTTTCCAAGGgcaattgaatttaaaattactgtgtttgaatttaattaaggaaTCTTAATGTACTCCATCTAAGGAAATGTACCCAGATTTTCACGTTGTcttctgtttttattttctgaaaattatgGGTGGCATTgtattatgttttcaaaaaaattgaaatcaaaatttttcgtgGGGAACAAAAAGTTAATTAGATTCaacaactaaattcaaaagCTTGGTTGCAGACTTGCAGTAAGCAAGtaaccaataaaattaaattataccattgttattattttcaaaaaaaataataataattaggaAACCTAATGTACTTAACCTAAATAATCTATACATAAAATTACCCAACTATTAATTGCGTAACATTTAACTACTTatcaaaaacaatatatattgtAACGCTCAACTTGTCATCATAGGAGCAACTCactatttattttcataaatatataaaaataatattaaggAAAGTTAAGTGTTACACTGAAAACTTAATTGGGAATTACgtgttttataaataaataaataaaaaccatatagagttttgtttatttttatccGGCAGAAAAAATGGggggtttttactttttagttttagaaTGGTAACTAAAAGCGATGTTGAATGCCCTCCATAGTCTAGTCTATAGCTTACTCCTTTTCCCTCATCGAAACGACACCTCGTGTTCTCGTCAATTACTAAACGGCAGTCTCTCATCTAAAACGAGAAGGTGCGAAGAAGCCTAAAGGCTTCTTATTATCGTCGTCTTCTTCTTTCTCACCGATACTGTTtactctctctttgtctttgaGAGTTCAGTATAGTATACACTAAAAAAAGCCAAATCCAATGGCTTGCGAGGCAGAGGATGAAAGCCCTAGATTCTTTGTAGCAGTTCACGTAGGTGCAGGATATCACGCGCCTTCCAATGAAAAATCTCTCAGATCCGCCATGAAACGCGCTTGCCTCGCTGCTTCCTCTATTCTCCgcaaggtctctctctctccatttacTTCCCTTGAAAGTTTTCAAAAGCTAGGaatatcatttttctataatatatatatatatatgctgttTCTTACGTGCTTTGCTCTTTTCTTGGTTTAGGGCTCTGGAAAATGCTTGGAAGCTGTTTCCGCAGCTATTCAAGTCTTAGaggtatgtatgtatgtatgtacgtgttttttttttttttagttattgtgGATTTTCTTAATTGGTATGGTAATTTAGGATTTCAAAAAGATTAGACATTGCgtcttatttttcttataagttTTTATGTAGATTGATTATAttatgtttaatgaattttgtatGATATGACTTGACTATTTTCATTAAGGATGATCCTTGCACAAATGCGGGTCGAGGCTCCAATTTGACAGAAGATGGTCATGTAGAATGTGATGCCAGTATTATGGATGGTCATTCGGGGGCATTTGGAGCTGTTGGCGCAGTGCCAGGTATTCTTAATCCTGAATAATGCATCACCAGCAATTTCTCTGGTTTTTATGATTTTGCTTACAAATTGGAGGTTGTATTTCGTTTAGAATCCACCTGTCCCATGAATTTTCTGAATGTCACTTGTGAAAAATGGGGACAAAGTTTTTAAGTTATGTATGTCTGTTCCGTATGTTGTAGACCAGGCGTTCAAAATGCGATCCAGATTGCTGCTTTATTGGCCAAGGAGCAAATGACGGGATCTCCTTTGTTGGGTCGAATACCTCCCATGTAATGCTTACCTTGCTTTGCTTTTTTCCTTTAACCTATTGGAAGACTATAGCGAGTACCCTCCTATGAATATCATTCTTTTATTCCCGTTTTtcttatgcaaaaaaataagatattttGTATACAATTGTGGAAGAATTATCATGCAATCTGGTCCATGGTAGAGCAGGCATTATGTTTAATGGTAATGTTTGACTTTATTCTGCCTTTCCGGACATGTTGAATTCTAAAGAATTAAATCCGTGTTCTGTATATTCAGCATGTCACTATATGATTACTTTCGTTTGCCTGTTTCCTCTATATGTGTGAACTAGTGCTCAATCATTGTTGTAGATCCATTATATAAATCTGTCTTATTGTATTTCTAGTTGTCTATATACTGGCTTATAATATCAATCTCTCTGAAATAGTCACGTCTAAATTTTTGGATACATCAGTTTGCTAATGGTTTGACATCAGATGATTCTATCAAAAGAACATAGTTCACTACTGTTGAAAATAAGTTATATTCTACTTGCATAATGAGTAAATATGCCTCataatttcttttcattcttttttttttttttttacttcaaactTACACCTGCAAAAAACATCATGTTACACAGCTTCTTGGTTGGTGAAGGAGCCCGTACATGGGCAAAGTCCAAGGGCATTGCGTTGCCAGAAACTATAGCAGAGGCTGACGAGGTCAATATCTTTTATCTTTTCaccctcattttttttaatccccaAACCTAACCCCAATGAGATTAGAGAATATTTATCCTGTTGAATATGTCAAGTTTGC from Castanea sativa cultivar Marrone di Chiusa Pesio chromosome 6, ASM4071231v1 includes:
- the LOC142641666 gene encoding phosphomannomutase, which encodes MAVRKPGVIALFDVDGTLTAPRKGATPKIVEFMRQLREVVTVGVVGGSDLVKISEQLGKTVIDDYDYAFSENGLVAHKDGKLIGTESLKTFLGEEKLKEFINFTLHYLADLDIPIKRGTFIEFRSGMLNISPIGRNCSQEERDEFEKYDKVHNFRAKMVSVLREKFAHLNLTFSIGGQISFDVFPQGWDKTYCLRYLDDFHEIHFFGDKTYKGGNDHEIYESKRTIGHTVTSPEDTMEQCKALFLANP